From Longimicrobium sp., the proteins below share one genomic window:
- a CDS encoding EAL domain-containing protein: MSLASPSRTVIPGADLARLVRLATRLVEAPAAFLSLADGTTVSAGTGDDDAWRTRREAPLARTLCGHVVAEGRPLRITDARTHEYVDEDPGVWLGEGGYLGVPIRTADGDTAGSLCVVDSRPRAWTDDDVSTLAGVAELVALALPGAGMERAAAGFVGALGTARGRMSLRVLEKAVETMQVGITITDLEGRILYTNPAEARIHGYTVEELRGKHARIFAPEDRHQPFRARETDGVVSWSRETVNLRKDGTPFPVLLRSDVVVDSRGRPAGLVTCCEDLTQRKALERKLLHNAFYDQLTGLPNRGLLIHRLDLAVERAQRGDGAFAVMVAGLDRFKRVNDGLGREAGDELLCAVAERIRECIRPDSMLARMAGDEFAILLDGAEGVADAVRVAQGVQAALSAPFHLAGGEVFTGASVGIALSMTGYARSEDVLRDAAIAMYRAKDRDQGQYQVFDLEMHGHAMDRLRLEGDLRRALERDELTVHYQPVVSLETGRIAGFEALVRWEHPERGTVLPDVFIPLAEETGLILPLGLYVLEQACATLRRWQDRPGCERLTMAVNLSARQFTHSDVAARVGEALRRSGIAPGTLKLEITESIVLQLTAEVAETMRRLKEFGVQLYLDDFGTGYSSLSYLHRIPLDAIKIDRSFLGPDAGAESPHLVRTIVAMAHALGVAVVTEGVEREDTLADLRRLGCQYAQGYLFSPPLDEAAAGTFLAADQCW; encoded by the coding sequence GTGAGCCTCGCCTCCCCATCCCGAACGGTTATCCCAGGCGCCGACCTCGCGCGCCTGGTGCGCCTCGCTACCCGCCTGGTGGAGGCACCCGCCGCCTTCCTCTCGCTGGCGGACGGTACGACCGTGTCCGCGGGCACCGGGGACGACGATGCGTGGCGCACCCGCCGCGAGGCCCCGCTCGCGCGCACCCTGTGCGGGCACGTGGTGGCCGAGGGGCGCCCGCTGCGCATCACCGACGCGCGCACGCACGAGTACGTGGACGAGGACCCGGGCGTGTGGCTGGGCGAGGGCGGCTACCTGGGCGTCCCCATCCGCACCGCCGACGGCGACACGGCGGGATCGCTGTGCGTGGTGGACTCGCGCCCGCGCGCCTGGACCGACGACGACGTCTCGACGCTCGCGGGCGTGGCGGAGCTGGTGGCGCTCGCCCTTCCCGGCGCGGGGATGGAGCGCGCGGCGGCCGGCTTCGTGGGGGCGCTGGGAACCGCGCGCGGGCGGATGTCGCTGCGCGTGCTGGAGAAGGCGGTGGAGACGATGCAGGTCGGCATCACCATCACCGACCTGGAAGGGCGCATCCTCTACACCAATCCCGCCGAGGCGCGCATCCACGGCTACACGGTCGAAGAGCTGCGGGGCAAGCACGCCCGCATCTTCGCCCCGGAGGACCGCCACCAGCCCTTCCGCGCCCGCGAGACGGACGGGGTGGTGAGCTGGAGCCGCGAGACGGTGAACCTGCGCAAGGACGGCACCCCCTTCCCCGTGCTCCTGCGCTCGGACGTGGTGGTGGACTCGCGCGGGCGCCCGGCCGGCCTCGTCACCTGCTGCGAAGATCTCACCCAGCGCAAGGCGCTGGAGCGCAAGCTCCTCCACAACGCCTTCTACGACCAGCTCACCGGCCTCCCCAACCGCGGCCTCCTGATCCACCGCCTGGACCTGGCCGTGGAGCGCGCGCAGCGGGGTGACGGCGCGTTCGCGGTGATGGTGGCGGGTCTGGACCGCTTCAAGCGCGTCAACGACGGCCTCGGCCGCGAGGCGGGCGACGAGCTGCTCTGCGCCGTGGCCGAGCGGATCCGCGAGTGCATCCGCCCCGACTCCATGCTCGCGCGCATGGCCGGCGACGAGTTCGCCATCCTGCTGGACGGCGCCGAGGGCGTTGCCGACGCCGTCCGAGTAGCGCAGGGCGTGCAGGCGGCGCTCTCGGCCCCCTTCCACCTTGCCGGCGGCGAGGTGTTCACGGGCGCCAGCGTGGGAATCGCGCTGTCCATGACGGGCTACGCCAGGTCCGAGGACGTGCTGCGCGACGCCGCCATCGCCATGTACCGCGCCAAGGACCGCGACCAAGGCCAGTACCAGGTGTTCGACCTGGAGATGCACGGCCACGCGATGGACCGCCTGCGGCTCGAAGGCGACCTGCGCCGTGCCCTGGAGCGCGACGAGCTCACCGTCCACTACCAGCCGGTGGTGTCGCTGGAGACGGGGCGCATCGCCGGCTTCGAGGCGCTGGTGCGGTGGGAGCACCCGGAGCGCGGCACGGTCCTACCCGATGTCTTCATCCCCCTGGCCGAGGAGACGGGGCTGATCCTGCCGCTGGGGCTGTACGTGCTGGAGCAGGCGTGCGCCACCTTGAGGCGCTGGCAGGACCGCCCGGGCTGCGAGCGGCTGACGATGGCCGTCAACCTGTCCGCCCGCCAGTTCACCCACTCCGACGTGGCGGCGCGCGTGGGCGAGGCGCTGCGCCGCTCCGGGATCGCGCCGGGCACGCTCAAGCTGGAGATCACCGAGAGCATCGTCCTACAGCTCACCGCCGAAGTCGCCGAGACGATGCGCCGCCTCAAGGAGTTCGGGGTGCAGCTCTACCTGGACGATTTCGGCACGGGGTACTCGTCGCTCTCGTACCTGCACCGCATCCCGCTGGATGCCATCAAGATCGACCGCTCCTTCCTGGGCCCCGACGCGGGCGCCGAGAGCCCGCACCTGGTGCGCACCATCGTGGCCATGGCGCACGCCCTGGGCGTCGCCGTCGTCACCGAGGGCGTGGAGCGCGAAGACACCCTCGCCGACCTGCGCCGCCTGGGCTGCCAGTACGCCCAGGGCTACCTCTTCTCCCCCCCTCTGGACGAAGCCGCCGCCGGCACCTTTCTCGCCGCCGACCAGTGCTGGTGA
- a CDS encoding M28 family peptidase: MTQLRIAQLLAVATIIAAPLAAQDGPRTHAARPTAGPIRVEDARSRLYVLADDSMKGRQSGERGNVMATEFIAAELRRAGLEPMGDNGTFFQTIPLVRKGLNPGAALSVDGSALRLWTDWAPLPTTEDVFPFAPTLAALGTQVVFGGRIGSEMISEQQSRGKVVVLLPPRGAGGQGEYRFWRTQSTNPYPAAAAVAIASLDISPPSILEYVQAEQAELADPAAAPATGAPGMLVTVAVAERMLGAAPAGLRPGAAGRAVSGTFSFAPRPLDAPSRNVIAVLRGSDPRLRNEYVVISAHNDHVGRTTVPLDHDSVRAYNRVLRPQGANDPTGTPTPAQASRIRALADSMRRAHGGRRLDSVFNGADDDGSGTVALLEIAEAMASARRPRRSILFVSHTAEESGLYGSQHFTDHPTVPLGSIVAALNMDMVGRGRAEDIRGGGPRYIQLIGSRRLSTQLGATIDSLNAARTERMSIDYSFDAPRHPLNRYCRSDHFMYARYGIPITYLSRGYHVDYHQVGDEPQYIDYDGLVRVAGFVRDIAFAVADRPARLVVDGPKQDPNAPCRQ, from the coding sequence GTGACCCAGCTTCGCATCGCACAGCTCCTGGCCGTGGCCACGATCATCGCCGCGCCGCTCGCCGCGCAGGATGGGCCGCGCACCCACGCCGCCCGCCCCACCGCCGGACCCATCCGCGTGGAGGACGCCCGCTCGCGCCTGTACGTGCTGGCCGACGACTCCATGAAGGGGCGCCAGTCCGGCGAGCGCGGCAACGTGATGGCCACCGAGTTCATCGCCGCCGAGCTGCGCCGCGCGGGGCTGGAGCCGATGGGCGACAACGGCACCTTCTTCCAGACGATCCCGCTGGTGCGCAAGGGGCTGAACCCCGGCGCCGCGCTCTCGGTGGACGGCTCCGCGCTGCGCCTGTGGACCGATTGGGCGCCTCTTCCCACCACCGAAGATGTCTTCCCCTTCGCCCCCACCCTCGCCGCACTTGGCACGCAGGTGGTGTTCGGCGGGCGGATCGGGAGCGAGATGATCTCCGAGCAGCAGTCGCGCGGCAAGGTCGTCGTCCTCCTGCCGCCGCGCGGAGCGGGCGGACAGGGCGAGTACCGCTTCTGGCGCACGCAGAGCACCAACCCGTACCCCGCCGCCGCCGCGGTCGCCATCGCCTCGCTGGACATCTCGCCGCCCTCGATCCTGGAGTACGTGCAGGCGGAGCAGGCGGAGCTCGCGGACCCCGCCGCGGCTCCCGCGACAGGCGCGCCGGGGATGCTGGTGACGGTGGCGGTGGCGGAGCGCATGCTGGGTGCGGCGCCGGCCGGGCTGCGTCCGGGGGCGGCGGGGCGCGCGGTCAGCGGCACCTTCTCATTCGCGCCCCGGCCGCTGGACGCACCCTCCCGCAACGTCATCGCCGTGCTGCGCGGGAGCGACCCGCGGCTGCGCAACGAGTACGTGGTCATCAGCGCGCACAACGACCACGTCGGGCGGACGACGGTGCCGCTGGACCACGACTCGGTGCGCGCCTACAACCGGGTGCTGCGTCCCCAGGGCGCCAACGATCCCACTGGGACACCCACGCCGGCGCAGGCGTCCCGCATCCGCGCGCTGGCGGACAGCATGCGCCGGGCGCACGGTGGCAGGCGCCTCGACTCCGTCTTCAACGGCGCGGACGACGACGGCAGCGGCACCGTCGCGCTGCTGGAGATCGCGGAGGCGATGGCATCCGCGCGGCGGCCGCGGCGGTCGATTCTCTTCGTGTCGCACACGGCGGAGGAGTCGGGGCTGTATGGCTCGCAGCACTTCACCGATCATCCCACCGTGCCGCTCGGCTCCATCGTGGCGGCGCTGAACATGGACATGGTGGGGCGCGGCCGGGCGGAGGACATCCGCGGCGGCGGGCCGCGCTACATCCAGCTCATCGGGTCGCGGCGCCTCTCCACCCAGCTCGGCGCCACCATCGACTCGCTGAACGCCGCCCGCACGGAGCGGATGTCGATCGACTACTCCTTCGACGCGCCCCGTCACCCGCTGAACCGCTATTGCCGCAGCGACCACTTCATGTACGCGCGCTACGGCATCCCCATCACCTACTTGTCGCGCGGCTACCACGTGGATTACCACCAGGTGGGCGACGAGCCGCAGTACATCGACTACGACGGGCTGGTGCGCGTTGCCGGCTTCGTCCGCGACATTGCGTTCGCCGTGGCGGACCGCCCCGCGAGACTGGTGGTGGACGGCCCGAAGCAGGACCCCAACGCGCCCTGCCGCCAGTAG
- a CDS encoding amidohydrolase codes for MATAEHDLLIRTRRDLHRHPELGFQEHRTAGIVAERLRAAGYEVQTGVAETGVVGTLHGGAGEGPTLLLRADMDALPIEEECAHDFISTHAGVMHACGHDAHVAIGLAVAERLARTRGEWGGTVRYVFQPAEEGGGGALRMVEEGVLEGVDAALGLHVWLGMESGVVGVVPGPFMASAGSFEITLRGRGGHGALPHETIDAVMVGSQVVVALQSIVSRNVSPLDSAVVSVGTFQAGTAQNVIADTARLTGTVRAFDVDACAELPRRIERVVAGVCSALGAEYGFDYVQDTPPTINDPALAEAVRLAALEVVGAERVRTDPDVRTMASEDFGEFLLRVPGCYFFVGARNEGRGAVHPHHSPRFDLCEDSLPVAVDVLERAARRVLG; via the coding sequence ATGGCAACCGCTGAGCACGACCTCCTCATCCGCACCCGTCGCGACCTTCACCGGCACCCGGAGCTCGGCTTCCAGGAGCACCGCACGGCTGGCATCGTGGCGGAGCGGCTGCGCGCCGCGGGTTACGAGGTGCAGACCGGAGTGGCCGAGACGGGCGTGGTCGGCACGCTACACGGCGGCGCGGGTGAGGGGCCCACGCTCCTGCTGCGCGCGGACATGGACGCGCTCCCCATAGAGGAGGAGTGCGCGCACGACTTCATTTCCACGCACGCGGGGGTGATGCACGCCTGCGGGCACGATGCGCACGTCGCCATCGGGCTGGCGGTGGCGGAGAGGCTGGCGCGCACGCGCGGCGAGTGGGGCGGCACCGTGCGCTACGTCTTCCAGCCCGCCGAGGAGGGGGGCGGCGGTGCGCTGCGCATGGTGGAGGAGGGGGTGCTGGAGGGGGTGGACGCCGCGCTGGGGCTGCACGTGTGGCTGGGAATGGAGAGCGGCGTGGTCGGCGTGGTGCCGGGGCCGTTCATGGCGTCGGCGGGGTCGTTCGAGATCACGTTGCGCGGGCGCGGCGGGCACGGCGCCCTCCCTCACGAGACGATCGATGCCGTGATGGTGGGGAGCCAGGTGGTGGTGGCGCTGCAGAGCATCGTCTCGCGCAACGTGTCGCCGCTGGATTCGGCGGTGGTGTCGGTGGGGACCTTCCAGGCCGGCACCGCGCAGAACGTGATCGCGGACACGGCGCGCCTCACCGGCACCGTTCGCGCCTTTGACGTGGACGCCTGCGCCGAGCTCCCGCGCCGCATCGAGCGCGTGGTGGCCGGCGTGTGCTCCGCCCTGGGCGCCGAATACGGCTTCGACTACGTGCAGGACACCCCGCCCACCATCAACGACCCCGCCCTCGCCGAAGCCGTACGCCTGGCTGCTCTCGAAGTCGTTGGCGCCGAGCGCGTGCGCACCGACCCCGACGTGCGCACGATGGCCTCCGAGGACTTCGGCGAGTTCCTGCTGCGCGTCCCGGGCTGCTACTTCTTCGTGGGCGCCCGCAACGAGGGACGCGGCGCCGTCCACCCGCACCACTCCCCCCGCTTCGACCTCTGCGAAGACTCGCTTCCCGTGGCGGTGGACGTGCTGGAGCGCGCCGCCCGGCGGGTGCTGGGGTAG
- a CDS encoding SMI1/KNR4 family protein, which yields MMPVAELLRSLEGREWTDERGEVVRVRFAPPLSEAEIDELEAEWGMPVPAAARDVLRVTQVVEGVPLLDSVNFAGNWHRDVLEALFPYTLPIATDGYGNFWSVDVVPGSGVFGPVYYVCHDGGVVIYQCADVAAFIEGMIELVEPPHQGPLYLVQKGLPLTEDDQDYGNRTRGEVGMELEEALASDDEVLRAFAESLPPEVGWIADMRNARMGQGFVTHDPEEFIRHPSEHLFARLYV from the coding sequence ATGATGCCTGTTGCCGAGCTGCTCCGGTCGCTGGAAGGGCGGGAGTGGACAGACGAGCGCGGCGAGGTCGTGCGCGTGCGGTTCGCGCCGCCGCTGTCGGAAGCGGAGATCGACGAGCTGGAGGCGGAGTGGGGCATGCCGGTTCCGGCAGCCGCCCGCGACGTGCTGCGCGTAACGCAGGTAGTCGAGGGTGTGCCGCTGCTGGACTCGGTGAACTTCGCCGGCAACTGGCATCGCGACGTGCTGGAGGCGCTTTTCCCGTATACGCTGCCCATCGCCACGGACGGGTACGGCAACTTCTGGAGCGTGGACGTCGTGCCGGGTTCGGGCGTGTTCGGGCCCGTCTACTACGTCTGCCACGATGGGGGCGTTGTCATCTACCAGTGCGCGGACGTCGCCGCGTTCATCGAGGGCATGATCGAGCTGGTGGAGCCGCCCCACCAGGGACCGCTGTATCTCGTCCAGAAGGGGCTGCCCCTCACCGAGGACGACCAGGACTACGGAAACCGTACACGGGGCGAGGTTGGGATGGAGCTGGAGGAGGCGCTCGCCTCTGACGACGAGGTCCTGCGCGCGTTCGCGGAATCGCTTCCCCCCGAGGTCGGCTGGATCGCCGACATGCGAAACGCGCGAATGGGCCAGGGGTTCGTGACCCACGACCCCGAGGAGTTCATCCGCCACCCGTCGGAGCACCTGTTCGCCCGGCTCTACGTCTGA
- the speY gene encoding deoxyhypusine synthase produces the protein MSKSKFLSGKRIEPTRIGPGLSVSELVDGTFQAYNAARLREGCHLLTKKMLEEDVTVGLTMTGALTPAGLGMSSVIPLIEAGFVDWIISTGANLYHDTHFGIGLELRQGSAQISDTVLREEEVVRIYDIFFDYSVLLDTDAFFRQIITGPEFQRAMSSAEFHYLCGKYVAAREEELGIGRKSLLAAAYEHAVPIYTSSPGDSSIGMNVAAKALQGNKLMFDVNADVNETASIVLDAKRGGGKSAIWILGGGSPKNFALQTEPQIQEVMGIDERGHDYFLQITDARPDTGGLSGATPAEAVSWGKIDPERLPDAVVCYVDSTVALPILAAYALDQHAPRTPRRLFDRREQMMQRIRDEYQKSSRNEAAQETAREHAVHEGSMLDRDR, from the coding sequence ATGTCCAAAAGCAAATTCCTGAGCGGCAAGCGCATCGAGCCCACGCGGATCGGGCCGGGGCTGAGCGTGTCCGAGCTGGTGGACGGGACGTTCCAGGCGTACAACGCGGCGCGGCTTCGGGAGGGGTGCCACCTTCTCACGAAGAAGATGCTGGAGGAGGACGTCACCGTCGGGCTTACGATGACGGGGGCGCTGACGCCGGCGGGGCTCGGGATGAGCTCCGTGATCCCGCTGATCGAGGCCGGGTTCGTCGACTGGATCATCTCCACCGGCGCCAACCTGTACCACGACACGCACTTCGGCATCGGTCTGGAGCTGCGCCAGGGGAGCGCGCAGATCTCCGACACCGTGCTGCGCGAGGAGGAGGTCGTACGCATCTACGACATCTTCTTCGACTACTCGGTGCTGCTGGACACGGACGCGTTCTTCCGCCAGATCATCACCGGCCCCGAGTTCCAGCGTGCAATGTCGTCCGCCGAGTTCCACTACCTGTGCGGCAAGTACGTGGCCGCGCGCGAGGAGGAGCTGGGGATCGGGCGCAAGTCGCTGCTGGCGGCGGCGTACGAGCACGCGGTGCCCATCTACACCTCGTCCCCCGGCGACTCGTCGATCGGGATGAACGTGGCGGCCAAGGCGCTGCAGGGAAACAAACTGATGTTCGACGTCAACGCGGACGTCAACGAGACCGCCTCCATCGTCCTGGACGCCAAGCGCGGCGGCGGCAAGTCGGCGATCTGGATTCTGGGCGGCGGGAGCCCCAAGAACTTCGCCCTGCAGACGGAGCCGCAGATCCAGGAGGTGATGGGGATCGACGAGCGCGGCCACGACTATTTCCTCCAGATCACCGACGCGCGCCCCGACACCGGCGGCCTCTCCGGCGCCACCCCCGCCGAGGCCGTATCGTGGGGGAAGATCGACCCCGAGCGCCTTCCCGACGCCGTGGTGTGCTACGTCGACTCCACGGTGGCGCTCCCCATCCTGGCCGCATACGCACTCGACCAGCACGCGCCGCGCACCCCCAGGCGCCTCTTCGACCGCCGCGAGCAGATGATGCAGCGCATCCGCGACGAGTACCAGAAGTCCTCGCGCAACGAAGCCGCGCAGGAGACGGCGCGCGAGCACGCCGTGCACGAAGGAAGCATGCTGGACCGGGACCGGTAG
- a CDS encoding four helix bundle protein: protein MKITRFEDLLVWQKSRSLAVAVYQITGTGSFARDFGLRDQVRRAAVSVMSNIAEGFGRYSRPEVRRFVTIARGSLAEVQSQLYLARDLDYLTEADHRSLNTRCTEVARMLAALRTSLERTQIPPHRSAPST from the coding sequence ATGAAGATCACCCGTTTTGAGGATCTTCTGGTGTGGCAGAAATCACGAAGCCTGGCCGTTGCCGTATACCAGATCACCGGGACCGGCAGCTTTGCGCGCGACTTTGGGCTGCGCGACCAGGTCAGGCGCGCGGCCGTGTCCGTGATGTCGAACATCGCCGAGGGATTCGGGCGCTACAGCCGACCCGAAGTCCGCCGTTTCGTCACGATTGCCCGGGGCTCTCTCGCCGAGGTGCAGAGCCAGCTCTATCTCGCCCGGGATCTCGATTACCTCACCGAAGCTGATCATCGGTCGTTGAACACCCGCTGCACTGAGGTAGCCCGGATGCTCGCCGCTCTCCGGACGTCCCTCGAACGCACTCAAATCCCTCCCCACCGCTCAGCACCCAGCACTTAG
- a CDS encoding TIGR00730 family Rossman fold protein, with translation MAQVNQDNPTLNRAARTGTPTEDERLLESPAQAPARAGDFVHTDPWRVFRIMGEFVEGFDALANLGPAVTIFGSARVKPDHEQYALARETARLLGEASFTILTGGGPGIMEAANAGARDAGVMSVGCNIELPFEQHVNPYVDVAINFRYFFVRKTMFVKYAEAFVIFPGGFGTLDELFEALTLIQTDKVRDFPVILFGRSYWQGLLDWIEGTLLAEGKISPEDLRLMVVTDSPAEVARIIVDCHKRNCAAAEEKSVRKEVRPKAEGAAPASPEKHDGE, from the coding sequence ATGGCCCAGGTCAACCAGGACAACCCCACGCTCAACCGCGCGGCGCGCACCGGCACCCCCACCGAGGACGAGCGGCTCCTCGAGTCGCCCGCTCAGGCGCCGGCGCGGGCGGGCGACTTCGTGCACACGGACCCCTGGCGGGTCTTCCGCATCATGGGCGAGTTCGTGGAGGGGTTCGACGCGCTGGCCAACCTGGGCCCCGCCGTCACCATCTTCGGCTCCGCGCGCGTGAAGCCGGACCACGAGCAGTACGCCCTCGCCCGCGAGACGGCGCGGCTTCTGGGCGAGGCGAGCTTCACCATCCTCACCGGCGGCGGCCCGGGGATCATGGAAGCGGCCAACGCCGGCGCGCGCGACGCGGGTGTGATGTCGGTGGGGTGCAACATCGAGCTCCCCTTCGAGCAGCACGTCAATCCGTACGTGGACGTCGCCATCAACTTCCGGTACTTCTTCGTCCGCAAGACGATGTTCGTCAAGTACGCGGAGGCGTTCGTCATCTTCCCCGGCGGCTTCGGCACGCTGGACGAGCTGTTCGAGGCGCTGACGCTGATCCAGACCGACAAGGTCCGCGACTTCCCGGTGATCCTCTTCGGCCGCTCGTACTGGCAGGGCCTTCTCGACTGGATCGAGGGAACCCTGCTGGCCGAGGGAAAGATTTCGCCGGAGGACCTCCGCCTCATGGTCGTTACCGACTCGCCCGCGGAGGTCGCGCGGATCATCGTCGACTGCCACAAACGCAACTGCGCGGCCGCGGAAGAGAAGAGCGTGCGGAAGGAAGTGCGGCCAAAAGCGGAGGGCGCGGCGCCGGCCAGCCCGGAGAAGCACGACGGGGAGTAA
- a CDS encoding secondary thiamine-phosphate synthase enzyme YjbQ, whose amino-acid sequence MEEIRVRTGERNALVEITAQVEAAVRRTGVREGIVVAQSLHTTAALTVNENADPDVVHDVLRKMDEIVPATEPYYRHAEGNSDSHVKTSLLGPSLTLIVHDGRPLLGRWQGIYLCEWDGPRERTVAVQVIGSAG is encoded by the coding sequence ATGGAAGAGATCCGCGTCCGCACCGGCGAGCGCAACGCGTTGGTCGAGATCACCGCGCAGGTGGAAGCAGCCGTCCGCCGCACCGGCGTGCGCGAGGGGATCGTCGTCGCGCAGAGTCTCCACACGACCGCCGCGCTAACCGTCAACGAGAACGCCGATCCGGACGTGGTGCACGACGTCCTGCGCAAGATGGACGAGATCGTCCCCGCCACCGAGCCGTACTACCGGCACGCAGAGGGGAACAGCGATAGCCACGTGAAGACCTCCCTCCTCGGCCCTTCGCTCACCCTCATCGTCCACGACGGTCGCCCCCTCCTCGGCCGCTGGCAGGGCATCTACCTGTGCGAGTGGGACGGCCCGCGCGAGAGGACGGTCGCAGTGCAGGTGATTGGTTCCGCCGGTTGA
- a CDS encoding MaoC/PaaZ C-terminal domain-containing protein, with protein MPILSSASQIGAALRLAARGLMARNEPEPPLEAPRRKPAVERTGVFADAASVERYLRATEGADIAALQGEGAPLPPLFPTTWETERCLELFAGLDRPLPVGGVVHLESEILCLRPIRRDDTVRCRVELERAERVSRGLRLTVTARNWTATGQLCSQSTAVFLARTRAPQEPRTDDPTRRDPAAEGPQTWEPLASWVLGGGAGRRFARASGDYNPIHLWGWTARPFGFKRPILHGFCTAAMAAHALVEGPLGGDPTALRRMRIAFRAPLPLPAHARLWVGDADGQRWFRVTDDPGDTLFAQGTWAGTVRADPT; from the coding sequence ATGCCAATCCTAAGTTCTGCTTCCCAGATCGGCGCGGCGCTGCGGCTGGCTGCGCGCGGCTTGATGGCGCGCAACGAGCCGGAGCCGCCGCTGGAGGCGCCGCGCCGCAAACCGGCCGTCGAGCGCACCGGAGTGTTTGCGGATGCAGCGTCGGTGGAGCGCTACCTCCGCGCCACCGAGGGAGCGGACATTGCCGCGCTTCAGGGCGAAGGCGCGCCGCTTCCCCCGCTCTTCCCCACGACGTGGGAGACGGAGCGGTGCCTGGAGCTCTTCGCCGGGCTGGACCGCCCGCTCCCGGTGGGCGGCGTGGTGCACCTGGAGAGCGAGATCCTCTGCCTGCGGCCCATCCGCCGTGACGACACGGTGCGCTGCCGCGTGGAACTGGAGCGCGCCGAGCGGGTGAGCCGCGGGTTGCGGCTGACGGTAACCGCGCGCAACTGGACGGCCACCGGCCAGCTATGCTCCCAGAGCACCGCCGTCTTCCTGGCCCGCACCCGCGCGCCGCAGGAGCCCCGCACCGACGACCCGACCCGGCGCGACCCCGCCGCGGAGGGGCCCCAAACATGGGAGCCGCTCGCGAGCTGGGTGCTGGGCGGCGGCGCCGGTCGGCGGTTCGCGCGCGCCTCGGGCGACTACAACCCGATCCACCTGTGGGGCTGGACTGCGCGTCCCTTCGGCTTCAAGCGCCCCATCCTGCACGGCTTCTGCACCGCGGCGATGGCGGCGCACGCCCTTGTCGAAGGTCCGTTGGGGGGCGACCCAACCGCGCTCCGCCGCATGCGCATCGCGTTCCGCGCCCCGCTCCCGCTCCCGGCCCACGCCCGCCTCTGGGTGGGCGACGCCGACGGCCAGCGCTGGTTCCGCGTCACCGACGATCCCGGCGACACGCTTTTCGCGCAGGGCACCTGGGCGGGCACCGTCCGCGCAGATCCGACCTGA